The following is a genomic window from Banduia mediterranea.
TCTCGGCGTTTCCGCTGACCTCCGGTTTTGTCACCAAGTCGATGATCCTGTCGGCCGCCGGGGAGGAGCATCTGTGGCTGCCGTGGTTGATTCTGCTGTTTGCTTCGGCGGGCGTGCTCGATCATTCCGGCATCAAGATCCCGTTCTTCTCGTTCTTTGCGCACGACTCCGGCAAGCGTTGCCAGGAGGCGCCGAGCAACATGTTGCTGGCGATGGGGGCGGCGGCTTTCCTGTGTATCGGAATCGGCGTGTATCCGCAGCCGCTCTACGATCTGTTGCCATACGCCGTGGCCTATTCGCCATATACCGCCGGTCATGTGATCACTCAGTTGCAGTTGCTGCTGTTCGCCGCGGCGGGCTTCGCCTTCCTGTATCGGCGCGGCTGGTATCCGCCGGAGATTCGATCGCTGAATCTCGATAGCGACTGGATCTACCGCCGTGCGGCGCCGGCCCTGGTCGGCGTGGCCTTGCGTGGGCTCGATCGCCTGGGCGCGGCGTGGCAGGGTCTGCTGGGAGATCTCGCTCGTCGCAGCCTGGCGATGGTCGGGCAGGTGCAGCGTCACGGCGCCGGCCTGATCGGGCATCAAAGCACCGGCTCGATCACCGCCTGGGTGACGGGCGCCCTGGCCGTGCTGCTGATGCTGTCCTTCCTGTTGGGACGCTCGTAGCGCGTTGTCCGGGGGCGACTCGCGGCGCCCGCTCAGGGCGCCGCAATCACCGCGAACGCGGCCGCATTGATCCAGAAGTGCACCAGTATGCTGGCGACATAGCCGAGCACGATCGCCCAGGACCAGCGCAGGTGTGCGAAAAACGTGTACTGCCCATGCGCCTGGCCCATGACGGCGACGCCCGCCGCCGAACCGATCGACAGCAATGATCCGCCGACGCCGGCCGTCAGCGTCACCAGCAGCCATTGCCCGTGCGACATCAGCGGGTCCATGGTCAGCACCGCGTACATTACCGGGATGTTGTCGATGATCGCCGAGGCGAAGCCGACGATGACATTGGCCTGGGTGGCGCCCAGCCCGGTGTACATGGCCTCCGAACCCACGGTGAGATAGCCCAGCGTGCCGAGCCCGCCGACGCACAGGATGATGCCGTAGAAAAACAGCAGCGTGTCCCATTCGGCTCGCGCCACCTGCTCGAACACGTTGAAGGGGTGCGCCGAGGTTCTTTGCGGCGCAGTGTCGGGGCGCATCCCGCCTTCTTCAAGGAAGCTGATCTCGCGCATGTCGCGGCGGTTGAGGAAGGAGCCGAACAGCTTGAGCAGGCCGAGTCCGGCCATCATTCCGACCACCGCCGGCAGATGGAACAGGCTGTGCGCCGTAATCGTCATGACGATGGTGAACACGAACAGGCCGATGACGACGTAACCGCCGGGCTTGACGCGCGGCGCGTCCTCGAAGGCTTCGGGTACCTCACGCGGCACGGCCAGCGACATCAGCGCCGCCGGCACCAGCCAGTTGACGATCGACGGCAGGAACAGCGCCAGGAATTCCAGGGCGCCGACCTTGCCCTTCTGCCAGACCATCAGCGTGGTGATGTCGCCGAACGGACTCCAGGCACCGCCGGCATTGGCCGCGACGACGATGTTGATGCAGGCGACGACGACGAACTTTGGCCGCCCCTGGCCCACGGCCATGGCCACCGAGGACATCACCAGCGCCGTGGTCATGTTGTCCGCCACCGGCGAGATGAAGAACGACAGCAGCCCGGTGAGCCAGTAGATCGTCCGCAGCGAGAAGCCGCGCGATACCAGCCAGCCGTGCAGGGCGTCGAAGACGTTGCGTTCTTCCAGGGTGTTGATGTAGGTCATCGCCACCAGCAGGAACAGGAACAACTCGCCGTATTCGAGCAGGCTGTGCTCGACGGTTTCCTCGACGTAGGCGGAGTCGCCGAGCTGTGTATAGAGGTAGCCGATCAATATCCAGATCGCACCGGCGGCCAGCAGCACCGGAATCGACTTGCGCAGCTTGAGCCATTCCTCGGCCACGACCAGCGCGTAGGCGACCACGAACAGGGCGACGCAGACCCAACCGACCCAGTGATCGGTGTGGTCATGCGCGCCCGCGGGCTCTGCGGCCAGGGCCAGTGTCGGAAGGAAGGTGAACAGAGCCGCCAGGCTCAGGCCAAGCGTGCGCGACAATGCGGTCATTCGGGGTTCCGTCTCGTTTTTCGGCGGCGTAGTTTAGGACTTCTGAACGATCGGTGGCGCGTCTTCTGCGCGCGAGGCCGATCAGGCGGCGTTGACCAGTACCTGTTCGCGCGCTTTCTTGATCTGGTCGCGCAGCGACGCGGCCTTTTCGAACTCCAGGTTCTGCGCGGCCTTGAACATGTCTTTTTCGAGCTGCTTGATGACCTTGGCGAGCTTGTCCGGTGAAATATCGCCGTACTCGCCGCGCTTCTCGGCGGCCTTGAGCCCGGCGGCCACGGAGATTTCCTCGTAGCCGGCCTTGAGGATGTCACCGATGCGCTTCTCGATTCCCTTGGGCGTGATGCCGTGTGCGGCGTTGTGGGCGCGCTGTTTGTCGCGGCGACGGTCGGTTTCGTCGATGGCGCTGCGCATCGACCTGGTGATTTCGTCGGCGTAGAGGATCGCCTTGCCGCGCAGGTGACGCGCGGCGCGGCCGATGGTCTGGATCAGCGAACGCTCGGAACGCAGGAAACCTTCCTTGTCGGCGTCCATGATCGCAACAAGCGAGACTTCCGGCAGGTCCAGACCCTCGCGCAGCAGGTTGATGCCGACCAGCACGTCGAACAGACCCAGGCGCAGGTCGCGGATGATCTCGGCGCGCTCCACGGTGTCCACGTCGGAGTGCATGTAACGCACCTTGACGCTGTGTTCGTGCAGGTAGTCGGTCAGATCCTCGGCCATGCGCTTGGTCAGCACGGTGATCAGCACGCGCTCGCCGGCTTCGGCGCGCAGGCGGATCTCGCCGAGCACGTCGTCCACCTGCGTGCCGGCCGGCCGGATTTCCACGTCGGGGTCGATCAGGCCGGTGGGGCGCACCACCTGTTCGACCACCTGCTGCGCGTGCTGCGCCTCGTAGGACCCGGGCGTGGCGGAGACGAAGATGGTCTGCGGCACGATGCGTTCGAATTCGTCGAAGCGCAGCGGCCGGTTGTCCATCGCGCTGGGCAGGCGGAATCCGTATTCGACCAGGGTTTCCTTGCGTGAGCGGTCGCCCTTGTACATGGCGCCGATCTGCGGAACGGTGACGTGCGATTCGTCCAGCACCATCAGCGCGTCCGGCGGCAGGTAGTCGAGCAGACACGGCGGCGGCTCGCCGGGGCCACGGCCCGACAGGTAGCGCGAGTAGTTCTCGATGCCAGAGCAGTAGCCGATCTCCTGAATCATCTCCAGGTCGAAGGTGGTGCGCTGCTCCAGGCGCTGCGCTTCCAGCAGCTTGCCGTTCTCGCGCTGGACCTTGAGTCGCTCGCGCAACTCCTCGCGGATCGCGTCGAAGGTCGCCAACAGGCGTTCACGTGGCGTCACGTAGTGCGACTTGGCGTAGATCGTCAGGCGCGGCACGCGGCGCAGCGATTCGCCGGTGAGCGGATCGAAGAACGACAGAGACTCGACCTCCTCGTCGAACAGCTCGATGCGCACGGCCTCGTCGTCGGATTCGGCCGGATGCACGTCGATGATCTCGCCGCGCACGCGATAGGTGCCGCGCCTGAGTTCCAGGTCATTGCGTGTGTACTGCATCTCGGTGAGGCGGCGGATGATCTCGCGCTGGCCGATGATGTCGCCCTTGTCGAGGTGCAGGCGCATCGTGGCGTAGGCCTCGGGGTCGCCGAGGCCGTAGATCGCCGACACCGAGGCGACGATGATCACGTCGCGGCGCTCCAGCAGCGCCTTGGTCGCCGACAGTCGCATCTGTTCGATGTGGTCGTTGATCGAACTGTCCTTCTCGATGAAGGTGTCGGTGGACGGAACGTAGGCTTCCGGCTGGTAGTAGTCGTAGTAGGAGACGAAATACTCCACCGCATTGTCCGGGAAGAATTCCTTGAACTCGCCGTAGAGCTGCGCCGCCAGCGTCTTGTTCGGCGCCATGATCATCGTCGGCCGCTGCAACTGCTGGATGACGTTGGCGATGGTGTAGGTCTTGCCGGAGCCGGTCACGCCCAGCAGGGTCTGGTGGCTGAGGCCGTCTTCGAGCCCCGCCGTCAGCCCCTGGATCGCGGCCGGTTGATCGCCGGCCGGAGCCCAGTCGGCTTTCAGCTGGAACGGGATGTTGTCGCGCCGCGCCAGGCGCGCGAGCTGTGCTTCGCTGAGGTCTCGTGCCATTGGCAGCGGGGTCCTTGCCGGCCGGGCGCCGGACAAAAATGGAGAACACAAAAGGATACCGCAGCCTTGCTGACATTCGTTGTCAGCAAGGCGCGGCGCTCCGGCGATAGCGATAGAATCGCCGCCAGACTCTTTGCCCAGAACTCACCATGAACGACCTGCCCACGGGCGGCGAAGTCGTGCTGTCGGCCGCCGCCGGCGGTGCCGATGCCGACACCGACACCGAAGAAACCCGCGAATGGCTCGAAGCCTTCGACGCGGTGGTGCGTGTGCACGGCAAGGCGCGTGCGCAGTACCTGTTCGACCGGCTCGCGGACCATGCGCTGACGCGCGGCGTGCAGTCCGGCCGCGCGCGCATCACGCCGTACCGCAACACCATTCCGGTGGAGGCGCAGCCGGCCTATCCCGGCGATACCCGGCTCGAAGACAAGCTGATGGGCGCGATCCGCTGGAACGCCCTGGCGATGGTGGTGCGTGCCAACCAGACCAGCGCCGAGCTGGGCGGCCACATCGCCAGCTACGCCTCGGCGGCGGAGCTGTTCGAGGTCGGATTCAATCATTTCTTCAAGGCCGCCGGCCATGCCGAAGGCGAGGATCTGGTGTTCTTCCAGCCGCATTCCTCGCCCGGCGTGTATGCACGTGCCTGGCTGGAAGGACACCTCGACGAAGCGCATCTCGACAACTACCGCCAGGAGATCGCCGGCCACGGCCTGTGCTCCTATCCGCATCCCTGGCTGATGCCGGATTTCTGGCAGTTTCCGACCGGTTCCATGGGACTGGGCCCGATCAGCGCGATCTATCACGCGCGTTTCATGCGCTATCTGCAGGACCGTGGACTGCAGGAGACCGCCGGCCGCCGGGTCTGGGGCTTCTTCGGCGACGGCGAGATGGACGAACCCGAATCGATCGGCGCGCTGTCGCTGGCGGCGCGCGAGCGGCTGGACAACCTGACGTTTGTCGTCAACTGCAATCTGCAACGCCTGGACGGGCCGGTGCGTGGCAACAGCCGCATCATCGACGAACTCGAAGCCCTGTTCCTCGGCGCCGGCTGGAACGTGATCAAGGTGCTGTGGGGCTCGGACTGGGACGTGCTGTTCGCGCGCGACACCCAGGGCGAGCTGCTGCGCGCCTTCGCCGAAACCGTGGACGGACAGTTCCAGACCTTCTCGGCCAACGACGGCGCCTACAACCGCGAGCGCTTCTTTTCGCAGACGCCGGAGCTCAAGGCCCTGGTCGCCAACATGAGCGACGAGGAAGTCGAACGCCTCAAGCGCGGCGGGCACGACGTGAAAAAGCTCTACGCGGCCTATGCCGCGGCGGCGGCGCATCGCGGCCAGCCCACCGTGATCCTGGCCAAGACCATGAAGGGCTACGGCATGGGCGCCGCTGGGCAGGGCCGCATGACCACGCACCAGAACAAGAAGGTGGAACTCGAAAGCCTCAAGGATTTTCGGGACCGCTTCGGTCTGCCGCTGAGCGACGAGCAGGTCGAGAAGCTGGAGTTCTACAAACCGGCCGCTGACAGTGCGGAACTGCGCTACCTGCAACGGCGCCGCGAATCGCTCGGCGGTTACCTGCCGCGGCGTCGCAGGCAGTCCGCCGAAGTGCTGCCGGTGCCGGCGCTGGAATCCTTCGCCAGGTTCGCGTTGCAGGCCGACGGCAAGGCGATGTCGACCACCATGGCCTTCGTGCGCATGCTCGGCGGCCTGCTCAAGGACAAGAAACTCGGTTCTTGCATCGTGCCGATCGTCGCCGACGAGGCGCGCACTTTCGGCATGGCCAATCTGTTCCGTCAGGTCGGCATCTACGCGCCGCACGGCCAGATGTACGAGCCCGAGGACATGGGCACGATGTTGTATTACCGCGAGGAGAAGTCCGGCCAGATTCTGGAGGAAGGCATTTCCGAAGCCGGCGCGATTTCCTCGTGGATCGCTGCGGCCACCAGCTACAGCGTGCACGACAAGCCGATGCTGCCGTTCTACATCTACTACTCGATGTTCGGCTATCAGCGCGTCGGCGATTTCATCTGGGCGGCCGGCGATCAACGTGCGCGCGGCTTCCTGATCGGCGCCACCTCCGGGCGCACCACCCTGGGCGGCGAAGGGCTGCAGCATCAGGACGGCCAAAGCCATCTGTCGTTCTCGGCGGTGCCGAACTGCCGTGCCTGGGACCCGGCCTTTGCCTATGAAGTGGCGGTGATCGTCGAACGCGGCATGCAGGAAATGCTGGCCGAGCAGACTGACGTGTTCTATTACCTCACGGTGATGAACGCCAACGATGCGCAGCCGTCGATGCCGGACGGTGACGGATCCCGCGCGGCGATTCTCGGTGGGCTGTACCGCCTGCCGGGAGCGGCGAAAGATGCCCAGGTCCAGCTGCTGGGTTCGGGTGCGATCATGAGCGAGGTGCTCAAAGCCCGCGAGTGGCTGTCGGCGCATTGGAGCATCGATGCCGATGTCTGGAGCGTGACCAGCTATACCGAGTTGCAGCGCGAGGGCATTGCCTGCGAACGCACGGCGCGCTGCGGCGAGTCCGCTGCGTTACCTCGGGTCACGCATTTGTTGCAGGGCGCCAAGGGGCCGGTGATCGCCGCCAGTGACTACGTGCGCGCCTTGCCGGAGCTGATCCGGGGCTTTGTCCCGAATCGCTATGTCACGTTGGGCACCGACGGCTTCGGTCGCAGCGACACGCGCGCGGCACTGCGCAAATTCTTCGAGGTGGACGCGGCGTCCATCGTCATCGCGGCGCTGGACGCCCTGCATGTCGAAGGTGCAGTGGACGCGTCCAGTGTCATGGCCGCGCGGGAACGCTACGGCCGTAACGGTGATCCTGGCGCACCGTGGACCCGTTGAAGGTGGGTGCCGGGGGTGAGCAGGCAAGCCGATCAGCTCGGCGCCGCGTCCGCCAGGCCGCGCAGGGTCTCGATGAAATTCTGCGCCAGGGGTGCCGCGTCTGCGTCTCTGCGCAGGATGCCAAGCTCGATCTTCGCAGAGCGTCCGCTCAGCGGCAGGTAGCGCACACCGGCGCGTTGCAGGTTCTGCACCGACGAGGGTACCAGGGCGACGCCCATGCCGGCGGACACCAGCCCGATCACGGTCTGCATCTGCCGCGCGCTTTGCGTGATGCGTGGGACGAAGCCCGCCGCGCGGCAGCGGCTGATCACCAGATCATAGAGCCCCGGCCCGATCGCGCGCGGCGGCACGATGAAACTGGCCTTGGCCAGGCTGCGCAGATCGACCGGATCGGAGTGCTGGGCAGCGGGATGATCCTCTGGCGCCGCCAGTATCAGTGCCTCCCGACGCAGGCGCTCGAATCGCAGATCTGGTTCATCCACCGGCGCCAGGCCGATGGCGAGGTCCAGCCGCCCGGCCCGCAGCTCGCGAATCTGAGCGTCGGTGGTCAGTTCGTGTAATTGCACCTCCACCCGTGGACAGCGCGCGCGGAAGTGGCTCAGGGCCGGCGGCAGGATGCTGTAGTCGGCGATCGAGACGAAGCCGACCGAGAGCACACCGACGTCGCCGCGATGGACTTGCAGCGCACGTTCCTGCGCCTGCTCCAGCCGGCTCAGCACCGCGCGGACTTCCTCGTAGAACACCGCGCCGGCGGCGGTCGGCGTCACGCCGCGGTTGCCGCGGACGAGCAGGGCGGCGCCGATTTCACGCTCCAGCGCCTTGAGATGGGTCGACAGCGGCGGCTGCGACACGTGCAGCCGCGCCGCCGCACGCGACAGGCTGCCTTCCTCGACGATGGCCGCGAAATAACGCAGCTGACGCAGGTCCACTATTTGGATTCCCTATACCTGAGCGCGATATATTGTATTGGTCGGTATAGGTAAAACACAGCACAGTGTCGCTTTGAGAACCCAGCCGCGCCCCGCACGCAAGGAAACCGCCGATGCCCGCCTACCGTTCCCGTACCAGCACCCACGGCCGCAACATGGCCGGCGCGCGCGCCCTGTGGCGCGCCACCGGCATGAAGGACGGCGACTTCACCAAGCCGATCATCGCCGTGGCCAACTCGTTCACGCAGTTCGTGCCCGGCCATGTGCACCTCAAGGACCTCGGCCAGCTGGTGATCGGGGAGATCGAGAAGGCCGGGGGCATCGGCAAGGAATTCAACACCATCGCCGTCGACGACGGCATCGCCATGGGTCACGATGGCATGCTCTACTCGCTGCCCTCGCGCGACATCATCGCCGACAGCGTGGAATACATGTGCAACGCGCATACGGCCGATGCGCTGGTGTGCATTTCCAACTGCGACAAGATCACGCCGGGCATGCTGATGGCGGCGATGCGCCTGAACATCCCGGTGGTGTTCGTCTCCGGCGGGCCGATGGAGGCCGGCAAGACCACGCTCGCCGACAAAGTGATTCCGCTGGATTTGGTGGACGCGATGGTTGCCGCAGCCGACGACCGCGTCTCGGATGCGGACGTGGACCAGATCGAACGCTCGGCTTGTCCGACCTGTGGTTCGTGCTCCGGCATGTTCACCGCCAATTCGATGAACTGCCTGACCGAGGCGCTGGGCCTGTCGCTGCCGGGCAACGGTTCGCTGGTGGCCACGCACGTCGACCGCGAAGCCCTGTTCCGCCGTGCCGGCAGCACGGTGGTGGACCTCGCCAAGCGCTACTACGAACAGGACGACGCCAGCGTGCTGCCGCGCAACATCGCGACCAAGGCCGCGTTCGAGAACGCGATGACCCTGGATATCGCCATGGGCGGCTCCACCAACACCGTGCTGCATCTGCTGGCTGCGGCGCTGGAAGGGGAGGTCGACTTCACGATGGCGGATATCGATCGGCTGTCACGCAAGGTGCCCAATCTGTGCAAGGTCGCCCCCAGCAGCCACCACCATCTGGAGGATGTGCATCGCGCTGGCGGTGTGATGGCGATTCTCGGCGAACTTGCCCGCGCCGATCTGCTCGACACTTCGGTGGGTACCGTGCACGGCGGCCCGTTGGCGGCGGCGCTGCGGCAGTGGGACATCACGCTCAGCGACGATGCTGCCGTGCACGAGTTCTACCGCGCCGGTCCCGCCGGCATCCGCACCACGCAGGCGTTTTCGCAGGCCTGCCGCTACGAGACGCTGGATACGGATCGCAGCACGGGCTGCATTCGCGACAAGGCGCATGCCTATAGCCAGGACGGGGGCCTCGCCGTGCTGTTCGGCAACCTTGCCGAGCGTGGTTGCATCGTCAAGACCGCCGGGGTCGACGCCGGCAGTCTGCAATTCGGCGGCCCGGCCGTGGTCCTGGAGAGCCAGGATGACGCCGTGCATGCCATCCTCGGCGGGCGTGTCAAGGAAGGTGACGTCGTCATCATCCGCTACGAAGGCCCGCGCGGCGGTCCCGGCATGCAGGAAATGCTGTATCCGACCAGCTATCTGAAGTCCAAGGGCCTGGGCAAGGCCTGCGCGCTGGTGACCGACGGCCGCTTCTCCGGTGGCACCTCTGGGCTGTCGATCGGTCATGTCTCGCCGGAAGCGGCCGAAGGCGGTGCCATCGGCCTGATCCGCGACGGCGACCGCATCGAAATCGACATTCCCGGGCGATCGATCCGGGCCAAACTCAGCGATGAGGAACTCGCGCGGCGCCGCACCGAGCAGGACGCGCGCGGCTGGAAGCCGGCGGCACCGCGACCGCGCAAGCTCAGTACCGCGCTCAAGGCCTACGCCAAATTGGCCACCAGTGCGGACAAGGGGGCGGTGCGCGACCTGAGCCTGTTCGACTGAGCGCGCGCGGCGACGTCGTCCCGCCGCGTTGGGTGCGGGGCCACGGCCGGACTGCGCCGATTCCGCACCCGGTTTGCGCGCGCCGCATCGGGCCGGCACCATGCCGGCCTTGCGCGCGCAAGCGCCACCGCGCACCCGACAACAAGCCCGCCTGGAGACCCCCATGGACGTCCGTGCCGCCGTTGCCTTCGAAGCCGGCCAGCCGCTGAGCATCGAAACCGTGCAGCTTGACGGCCCCAAGGCTGGCGAAGTCCTGGTCGAGATCAAGGCTTCCGGCATCTGCCACACCGACAAATACACGCTGTCCGGCGCCGATCCGGAGGGCCTTTTCCCATCCATCCTCGGTCACGAGGGTGCGGGCGTGGTGGTCGATGTAGGCCCGGACGTGAAGGGCCTGAAGAAGGGCGATCACGTGATTCCGCTGTATACGCCCGAGTGTCGCGAGTGCAAGAGCTGCACCTCGCACAAGACCAATCTGTGCACCTCGATTCGCGCCACCCAGGGCCAGGGCCTGATGCCGGACGGCAGCAGCCGCTTTTCCTACCAGGGCAAGCCTATCCATCACTACATGGGCTGCTCCACCTTCTCCAACTACACGGTGTTGCCGGAGATCGCGCTGGCGAAAATCCGTGAGGACGCACCGTTCGACAAGGTCTGCTACATCGGCTGCGGCGTCACCACCGGCATCGGTGCGGTGCTGTTCACGGCCAAGGTCGAGGCCGGCGCCAATGTCATCGTGTTCGGGCTCGGCGGCATCGGCCTCAACGTGATTCAGGGCGCGAAAATGGTCGGTGCCGACAAGATCATCGGCGTGGACCTGAATCCGGAACGCGAGGCATTGGCTCGCCAGTTCGGCATGACTCACTTCGTCAATCCCAGGGACGTGGACGGCGACCTCATCGCGCACCTGGTGGAACTCACGGACGGCGGTGCCGACTACAGTTTCGAATGTATCGGCAACACCCAGGTGATGCGTCAGGCGCTGGAGTGCTGTCACCGCGGCTGGGGCGTTTCGACGATCATCGGCGTGGCTGCGGCCGGGCAGGAAATCCAGACGCGGCCGTTTCAGCTCGTCACCGGGCGGGTGTGGCAGGGCTCGGCCTTCGGCGGCGCCCGTGGCCGCACCGACGTGCCGAAGATCGTGGACTGGTACATGGACGGCAAGATCAACATCGATGACCTGATCACGCACAGCCTGCCGCTGGAGCGCATCAATGAAGGCTTTGACCTGATGACGCGCGGCGAGTCGATCCGCAGCGTGGTGGTCTACTGATGGCGGCGATCGAAACACGCAGCGAGCAGGTCTGTTTCGGCGGCAGCCTCGGTCTGTACGCGCACGATTCCGCTCAGACCCGCACTCGCATGAATTTCGCTGTGTACCTGCCGCCGCAGGCGAAGAACGGCCCGGTGCCCGCGCTGTATTACCTCGCCGGCCTGACCTGCAGCGAGGAAACCTTCGTCATCAAGGCTGGCGCGCAGCGTCTGGCGGCCGAATACGGCCTTGCGCTGGTGGCCTGCGATACCTCGCCGCGTGGCCTGGACCTGCCGGGTGATTCGGGATCCTGGGATTTCGGCGTAGGGGCCGGTTTCTACCTGGATGCCACCGAATCGCCCTGGGCCGGGCACTACCGCATGGGCAGCTACGTCAACGAGGAGCTGCCGGCGCTGATCGAGGCGAACTTCCCGATTCGCGGCGACAAGCGCGGCATCTTCGGCCATTCCATGGGCGGCCACGGCGCGCTGGTGACGGCGCTGCGCAATCCGCAGCGTTGGCAGTCGGTGTCGGTGTTTGCGCCGATCGCCAATCCCTGCGCCGTGCCCTGGGGCGAAAAGGCCTTCGGC
Proteins encoded in this region:
- a CDS encoding S-(hydroxymethyl)glutathione dehydrogenase/class III alcohol dehydrogenase, with product MDVRAAVAFEAGQPLSIETVQLDGPKAGEVLVEIKASGICHTDKYTLSGADPEGLFPSILGHEGAGVVVDVGPDVKGLKKGDHVIPLYTPECRECKSCTSHKTNLCTSIRATQGQGLMPDGSSRFSYQGKPIHHYMGCSTFSNYTVLPEIALAKIREDAPFDKVCYIGCGVTTGIGAVLFTAKVEAGANVIVFGLGGIGLNVIQGAKMVGADKIIGVDLNPEREALARQFGMTHFVNPRDVDGDLIAHLVELTDGGADYSFECIGNTQVMRQALECCHRGWGVSTIIGVAAAGQEIQTRPFQLVTGRVWQGSAFGGARGRTDVPKIVDWYMDGKINIDDLITHSLPLERINEGFDLMTRGESIRSVVVY
- the nhaD gene encoding sodium:proton antiporter NhaD: MTALSRTLGLSLAALFTFLPTLALAAEPAGAHDHTDHWVGWVCVALFVVAYALVVAEEWLKLRKSIPVLLAAGAIWILIGYLYTQLGDSAYVEETVEHSLLEYGELFLFLLVAMTYINTLEERNVFDALHGWLVSRGFSLRTIYWLTGLLSFFISPVADNMTTALVMSSVAMAVGQGRPKFVVVACINIVVAANAGGAWSPFGDITTLMVWQKGKVGALEFLALFLPSIVNWLVPAALMSLAVPREVPEAFEDAPRVKPGGYVVIGLFVFTIVMTITAHSLFHLPAVVGMMAGLGLLKLFGSFLNRRDMREISFLEEGGMRPDTAPQRTSAHPFNVFEQVARAEWDTLLFFYGIILCVGGLGTLGYLTVGSEAMYTGLGATQANVIVGFASAIIDNIPVMYAVLTMDPLMSHGQWLLVTLTAGVGGSLLSIGSAAGVAVMGQAHGQYTFFAHLRWSWAIVLGYVASILVHFWINAAAFAVIAAP
- the ilvD gene encoding dihydroxy-acid dehydratase, with product MPAYRSRTSTHGRNMAGARALWRATGMKDGDFTKPIIAVANSFTQFVPGHVHLKDLGQLVIGEIEKAGGIGKEFNTIAVDDGIAMGHDGMLYSLPSRDIIADSVEYMCNAHTADALVCISNCDKITPGMLMAAMRLNIPVVFVSGGPMEAGKTTLADKVIPLDLVDAMVAAADDRVSDADVDQIERSACPTCGSCSGMFTANSMNCLTEALGLSLPGNGSLVATHVDREALFRRAGSTVVDLAKRYYEQDDASVLPRNIATKAAFENAMTLDIAMGGSTNTVLHLLAAALEGEVDFTMADIDRLSRKVPNLCKVAPSSHHHLEDVHRAGGVMAILGELARADLLDTSVGTVHGGPLAAALRQWDITLSDDAAVHEFYRAGPAGIRTTQAFSQACRYETLDTDRSTGCIRDKAHAYSQDGGLAVLFGNLAERGCIVKTAGVDAGSLQFGGPAVVLESQDDAVHAILGGRVKEGDVVIIRYEGPRGGPGMQEMLYPTSYLKSKGLGKACALVTDGRFSGGTSGLSIGHVSPEAAEGGAIGLIRDGDRIEIDIPGRSIRAKLSDEELARRRTEQDARGWKPAAPRPRKLSTALKAYAKLATSADKGAVRDLSLFD
- a CDS encoding LysR family transcriptional regulator → MDLRQLRYFAAIVEEGSLSRAAARLHVSQPPLSTHLKALEREIGAALLVRGNRGVTPTAAGAVFYEEVRAVLSRLEQAQERALQVHRGDVGVLSVGFVSIADYSILPPALSHFRARCPRVEVQLHELTTDAQIRELRAGRLDLAIGLAPVDEPDLRFERLRREALILAAPEDHPAAQHSDPVDLRSLAKASFIVPPRAIGPGLYDLVISRCRAAGFVPRITQSARQMQTVIGLVSAGMGVALVPSSVQNLQRAGVRYLPLSGRSAKIELGILRRDADAAPLAQNFIETLRGLADAAPS
- the mdeB gene encoding alpha-ketoglutarate dehydrogenase, which encodes MNDLPTGGEVVLSAAAGGADADTDTEETREWLEAFDAVVRVHGKARAQYLFDRLADHALTRGVQSGRARITPYRNTIPVEAQPAYPGDTRLEDKLMGAIRWNALAMVVRANQTSAELGGHIASYASAAELFEVGFNHFFKAAGHAEGEDLVFFQPHSSPGVYARAWLEGHLDEAHLDNYRQEIAGHGLCSYPHPWLMPDFWQFPTGSMGLGPISAIYHARFMRYLQDRGLQETAGRRVWGFFGDGEMDEPESIGALSLAARERLDNLTFVVNCNLQRLDGPVRGNSRIIDELEALFLGAGWNVIKVLWGSDWDVLFARDTQGELLRAFAETVDGQFQTFSANDGAYNRERFFSQTPELKALVANMSDEEVERLKRGGHDVKKLYAAYAAAAAHRGQPTVILAKTMKGYGMGAAGQGRMTTHQNKKVELESLKDFRDRFGLPLSDEQVEKLEFYKPAADSAELRYLQRRRESLGGYLPRRRRQSAEVLPVPALESFARFALQADGKAMSTTMAFVRMLGGLLKDKKLGSCIVPIVADEARTFGMANLFRQVGIYAPHGQMYEPEDMGTMLYYREEKSGQILEEGISEAGAISSWIAAATSYSVHDKPMLPFYIYYSMFGYQRVGDFIWAAGDQRARGFLIGATSGRTTLGGEGLQHQDGQSHLSFSAVPNCRAWDPAFAYEVAVIVERGMQEMLAEQTDVFYYLTVMNANDAQPSMPDGDGSRAAILGGLYRLPGAAKDAQVQLLGSGAIMSEVLKAREWLSAHWSIDADVWSVTSYTELQREGIACERTARCGESAALPRVTHLLQGAKGPVIAASDYVRALPELIRGFVPNRYVTLGTDGFGRSDTRAALRKFFEVDAASIVIAALDALHVEGAVDASSVMAARERYGRNGDPGAPWTR
- the fghA gene encoding S-formylglutathione hydrolase, with product MAAIETRSEQVCFGGSLGLYAHDSAQTRTRMNFAVYLPPQAKNGPVPALYYLAGLTCSEETFVIKAGAQRLAAEYGLALVACDTSPRGLDLPGDSGSWDFGVGAGFYLDATESPWAGHYRMGSYVNEELPALIEANFPIRGDKRGIFGHSMGGHGALVTALRNPQRWQSVSVFAPIANPCAVPWGEKAFGNYLGADRVRWEDWDASLLIKAKAFPGKILVDQGEADQFLEKQLKPEALEAAAKVSGQALELRRHAGYDHSYWFIQSFVADHLAHHAQALK
- the uvrB gene encoding excinuclease ABC subunit UvrB; this translates as MARDLSEAQLARLARRDNIPFQLKADWAPAGDQPAAIQGLTAGLEDGLSHQTLLGVTGSGKTYTIANVIQQLQRPTMIMAPNKTLAAQLYGEFKEFFPDNAVEYFVSYYDYYQPEAYVPSTDTFIEKDSSINDHIEQMRLSATKALLERRDVIIVASVSAIYGLGDPEAYATMRLHLDKGDIIGQREIIRRLTEMQYTRNDLELRRGTYRVRGEIIDVHPAESDDEAVRIELFDEEVESLSFFDPLTGESLRRVPRLTIYAKSHYVTPRERLLATFDAIREELRERLKVQRENGKLLEAQRLEQRTTFDLEMIQEIGYCSGIENYSRYLSGRGPGEPPPCLLDYLPPDALMVLDESHVTVPQIGAMYKGDRSRKETLVEYGFRLPSAMDNRPLRFDEFERIVPQTIFVSATPGSYEAQHAQQVVEQVVRPTGLIDPDVEIRPAGTQVDDVLGEIRLRAEAGERVLITVLTKRMAEDLTDYLHEHSVKVRYMHSDVDTVERAEIIRDLRLGLFDVLVGINLLREGLDLPEVSLVAIMDADKEGFLRSERSLIQTIGRAARHLRGKAILYADEITRSMRSAIDETDRRRDKQRAHNAAHGITPKGIEKRIGDILKAGYEEISVAAGLKAAEKRGEYGDISPDKLAKVIKQLEKDMFKAAQNLEFEKAASLRDQIKKAREQVLVNAA